One stretch of Sulfuricurvum kujiense DSM 16994 DNA includes these proteins:
- a CDS encoding transposase, with translation MPSTALYLSHKVENSNKFSKAVFFGNNSEFTVATIEEQNIANNCKRLIQNSVILWNYLYMSQKLKESSMTEEKEEIIKAIRQGSIIHWQHINFYGEYDFTKLNRKNSAYLKDMDFSSSGIV, from the coding sequence ATTCCATCTACAGCTTTATATCTATCTCACAAAGTAGAAAATTCGAATAAATTCTCTAAAGCAGTTTTTTTCGGGAACAATTCGGAGTTTACGGTTGCAACAATTGAAGAGCAGAACATCGCCAATAATTGCAAGCGCCTTATTCAGAATTCTGTCATTTTATGGAACTATCTTTATATGTCTCAAAAATTAAAAGAATCTTCTATGACAGAGGAAAAAGAGGAGATAATCAAAGCGATACGGCAAGGTTCGATCATCCATTGGCAGCACATAAATTTTTATGGGGAGTATGATTTTACAAAGCTCAATCGTAAAAATAGCGCATATTTGAAAGATATGGACTTTTCTTCTTCGGGCATAGTTTAG
- a CDS encoding helix-turn-helix domain-containing protein: protein MHDSSSPCKQVIAEQLEMAIKEQNMTRTELAKRMGTSRMVINRLLDLDNTSVTLITLEKAVSALGRQLKITIE, encoded by the coding sequence ATGCATGATTCTTCTAGCCCTTGCAAGCAGGTCATTGCCGAACAACTAGAGATGGCAATTAAAGAACAAAACATGACCAGAACCGAGTTGGCCAAACGGATGGGAACTAGTCGTATGGTAATCAATCGGCTACTGGATTTAGATAACACATCTGTGACCTTGATAACGCTTGAGAAAGCTGTATCTGCTCTTGGCAGACAATTAAAAATAACAATTGAATAA
- a CDS encoding ORF6N domain-containing protein, translating into MEVLPSAPIKDKIHAIRNSEVMLDSDLAELYGVETRQINQAVSRNSDRFPDDFFFQLSEEEFAILRSQNVTSSWGGRRQAPKAFSEQGVYMLATVLKSQRAAEVTISIMRTFARIRRYALEHADLAKEIHALRQDLQDHKQWSKERLSAVADAIIMIEESFDELQEVVSDIGTAKEVESIGFLRGKKDA; encoded by the coding sequence TTGGAAGTTTTACCCTCTGCACCCATCAAAGATAAAATACACGCCATCCGCAATAGCGAAGTAATGCTCGATTCAGATCTAGCTGAACTCTATGGGGTTGAAACCCGTCAGATTAATCAGGCTGTCTCAAGAAACAGTGATCGATTTCCAGATGATTTTTTCTTCCAATTAAGTGAAGAAGAATTTGCAATCTTGAGATCACAAAATGTGACCTCAAGTTGGGGAGGGCGACGACAAGCCCCTAAAGCCTTCAGTGAGCAAGGTGTCTATATGCTCGCGACTGTTCTCAAAAGCCAACGTGCAGCGGAAGTGACCATCTCGATCATGCGTACCTTTGCACGTATACGTCGTTATGCTCTTGAGCATGCTGATTTAGCCAAAGAAATTCATGCACTTAGACAAGATTTACAAGATCATAAACAATGGAGCAAAGAACGCCTCTCAGCCGTTGCGGATGCGATCATTATGATTGAAGAGTCATTCGATGAACTACAAGAAGTGGTATCTGATATCGGAACTGCCAAAGAAGTCGAATCAATCGGATTTTTACGAGGCAAGAAAGATGCATGA
- a CDS encoding Tn3 family transposase, whose protein sequence is MPRRSILSASEKESLIAILASEEELIRHYTLSETDLSIIRQHRGAANRLGFAVQLCYLRYPGILLGPKEAPNNAVVEIVSQQLKVSAGLWDQFGIREQTRREYLLELQNIFGYELFTMSHYQSEVQALGTIALQTDKGIVLATELVEHLRRKLIILPSINVIERMCAEALTVATRHIYSTLCDPLSKQQYQQLDALLLRKPEGKMTWLGWLRLSPAKQNSKYMLEHIERLKMLQEIKLVAGIERTLHQNRLLKMAREGSQMTPADLSRLETSRKYATLVTIVIELTATITDEIIDLHDKIIGILFNNAKNKHQNQFQSSSKAINDKVRLYTKIGQALLDAKQSGKDPYAAIEKIISWDEFASSIDEANKLAMNEDFDFLPRIGENYPTLRRYVPQFLNILQLRAAPAAVDLLSGIDIIRKLYADNSRKLPAEVPTTFIKRRWGKLVFTKEGVHRIYYEICVLSELKNALRSGDIWVQGSRQYKDFDEYLIPSETFERSMKEGTLALKYDTNCEIYLEDRLSTLNARFLTVNEMAKNNTLPDAIIGQSGLKITPLETIVPENAQTLINRTSAMLPHIKITELLLEVEEWTGFSNHFTHLKTAEKVKDKLMLLSAILADAINLGLVKMAESSQGNTYAKLSWLQAWHIRDETYSRALAELVNSQLKQPFAAHWGDGTTSSSDGQRFRAGSKAQSTGHINPKYGSEPGRLFYTHISDQYSPFSSKLVNVGIRDSTYVLDGLLYHESDLQIEEHYTDTAGFTDHVFAMMHLLGFRFAPRIRDLADTKIYIPYASIDYDSLKLLIGGTIGIKNIQTHWNEILRLSASIKQGTVTASLMLRKLASYPRQNGLALALRELGRIERSLFILDWLQSVELRRRVNAGLNKGEARNALARAVFFNRLGEIRDRNYEQQRFRASGLTLVTAAIVLWNTVYLERAIASMRTRDDIVVDDELLKYLSPLGWEHINLTGDYVWKKSSKIKDGKFRPLRAVKFS, encoded by the coding sequence ATGCCGCGTCGATCGATCTTATCCGCTTCCGAAAAAGAGAGCCTAATCGCCATTCTTGCATCTGAAGAAGAATTGATCCGGCATTACACCCTGAGCGAAACTGATCTATCCATTATTCGTCAGCATAGAGGTGCGGCCAATCGGCTTGGCTTCGCTGTACAGCTTTGTTATCTTCGCTATCCCGGAATTCTATTAGGCCCTAAGGAGGCTCCAAACAATGCGGTTGTAGAGATCGTGTCCCAACAGCTGAAAGTATCTGCTGGTCTATGGGATCAATTTGGAATAAGGGAGCAGACAAGGCGTGAATACCTGCTGGAGCTGCAAAATATTTTTGGATATGAGCTCTTCACAATGAGCCATTATCAATCGGAAGTTCAAGCACTAGGCACTATTGCGCTTCAAACTGACAAAGGGATTGTGCTAGCAACAGAGTTAGTAGAACATTTACGCCGTAAGTTAATAATCCTACCCTCAATCAACGTGATCGAAAGAATGTGTGCGGAAGCACTTACTGTTGCAACCAGACACATTTATTCCACACTCTGCGATCCGTTGAGTAAACAGCAGTATCAACAATTAGACGCATTACTTTTACGAAAGCCCGAAGGAAAAATGACATGGCTTGGCTGGCTACGTCTTTCCCCTGCAAAACAAAACTCCAAATATATGCTTGAACATATTGAACGTCTAAAAATGCTTCAAGAGATCAAATTAGTTGCAGGGATAGAGCGAACCCTTCATCAAAACCGTTTATTGAAAATGGCACGAGAAGGTTCTCAGATGACTCCGGCAGACCTTTCGCGGCTTGAAACAAGCCGAAAATACGCTACTTTAGTGACTATTGTCATCGAGTTAACAGCAACTATAACCGATGAAATCATCGATCTTCATGACAAAATAATCGGTATTCTCTTTAACAATGCCAAAAATAAACATCAAAATCAGTTTCAATCTTCCAGTAAAGCAATAAACGATAAAGTTCGTCTCTACACAAAAATCGGGCAGGCACTCCTTGATGCGAAGCAAAGCGGGAAGGACCCTTATGCAGCAATTGAAAAAATAATCTCGTGGGATGAGTTTGCAAGTAGCATCGATGAAGCCAACAAACTGGCGATGAATGAAGATTTTGATTTTTTGCCTCGTATCGGTGAAAATTATCCGACTCTGCGACGCTATGTTCCCCAATTTTTAAATATTCTTCAACTGCGTGCTGCACCCGCTGCCGTTGATCTTCTTAGTGGCATTGATATCATTCGAAAACTCTATGCCGACAATAGCCGCAAACTCCCTGCCGAAGTCCCCACTACATTTATCAAGCGTCGATGGGGGAAGCTCGTTTTTACAAAAGAAGGTGTTCATCGTATTTACTATGAAATATGTGTTCTGTCTGAACTTAAAAATGCTTTACGTTCAGGAGACATTTGGGTACAGGGATCTCGGCAATATAAAGATTTCGATGAGTATTTGATCCCCTCTGAAACGTTTGAACGTTCCATGAAGGAAGGGACTCTTGCTTTAAAATACGATACCAACTGTGAAATCTATCTTGAAGATCGACTCTCAACGCTTAATGCACGATTTTTAACTGTGAATGAGATGGCAAAAAACAACACACTGCCTGATGCAATCATCGGTCAATCGGGGTTGAAAATAACACCACTGGAAACTATTGTACCTGAGAATGCACAGACATTGATTAATCGTACATCGGCGATGCTGCCGCATATCAAAATAACCGAACTACTGCTGGAGGTAGAAGAGTGGACAGGATTCTCAAACCATTTTACCCATCTCAAAACTGCCGAAAAGGTCAAAGACAAGCTGATGCTATTGAGTGCCATCTTAGCAGATGCCATAAACCTTGGTTTGGTAAAAATGGCTGAATCATCACAGGGAAATACCTACGCAAAACTCTCATGGCTGCAAGCTTGGCATATTCGTGATGAAACCTATTCCAGAGCTTTGGCGGAACTGGTTAACTCACAGTTGAAACAGCCTTTTGCTGCTCATTGGGGCGATGGAACAACCTCTTCATCAGACGGACAACGATTTCGCGCCGGAAGCAAAGCACAAAGCACTGGACATATCAACCCAAAATATGGGAGCGAACCGGGGCGTCTTTTCTATACCCACATATCCGATCAATATTCACCTTTCAGTTCTAAACTCGTAAATGTCGGCATACGAGATTCAACCTACGTGCTTGACGGACTGTTATATCACGAATCTGATCTTCAAATCGAAGAACACTACACCGATACTGCGGGATTTACCGACCATGTATTTGCCATGATGCATCTACTTGGATTTCGATTTGCACCAAGAATCAGAGATTTGGCGGATACTAAAATTTATATCCCGTATGCTTCCATTGACTATGATTCTCTTAAGCTACTGATTGGCGGAACCATCGGAATTAAAAATATTCAAACACATTGGAATGAAATTCTCCGATTAAGTGCATCCATCAAACAAGGAACGGTTACAGCTTCACTGATGCTTCGCAAGCTTGCGAGCTATCCTAGACAAAACGGGTTAGCACTCGCCTTAAGAGAATTAGGACGAATCGAGCGATCTCTCTTTATTCTCGATTGGCTCCAAAGTGTTGAACTGCGCCGCCGAGTAAATGCCGGATTAAATAAGGGTGAAGCCCGAAATGCATTGGCTCGTGCCGTCTTTTTTAATCGTTTAGGTGAAATCCGTGATCGAAATTATGAGCAGCAACGGTTTCGTGCCAGCGGTTTGACATTAGTGACTGCCGCGATTGTTCTATGGAATACGGTTTATTTGGAAAGGGCAATTGCTTCTATGCGTACAAGAGATGACATCGTCGTAGATGATGAATTGTTAAAATATTTGTCGCCACTAGGCTGGGAACATATCAATTTAACAGGCGATTACGTCTGGAAAAAGAGTTCGAAGATCAAAGATGGCAAATTTAGGCCTTTAAGGGCGGTAAAATTCTCTTAA
- a CDS encoding cation:proton antiporter encodes MQTIIVTTLLLSLIINIFVKKIHLPTIIGYILTGTAIAYGFNLHNAVSNHDLKEIAEFGVVFLMFTIGLEFSIAHLKRMRNEVFVAGTLQIIITSSIVYLIAYYLLELDPNSSFIIALVLSLSSTAIVLKILNESGEINRRHGQRSLGILIMQDIAVIPILLIIGFMSSKTENISTVLIEMAFSAVILLSILWIFGKYLLEPFLTQIIKTNSDELFVGSILFLAIGASYIAHYWGRFRKRNI; translated from the coding sequence GTGCAAACTATTATTGTTACTACACTCCTTTTATCACTCATTATTAATATCTTTGTTAAAAAAATCCATCTCCCAACTATTATCGGCTATATTTTAACCGGTACGGCTATCGCGTATGGCTTTAATCTTCATAATGCGGTAAGCAACCATGATCTAAAAGAGATTGCCGAATTCGGTGTTGTCTTTTTGATGTTTACGATCGGATTAGAGTTTTCTATTGCTCATCTCAAACGGATGCGTAATGAGGTTTTTGTAGCCGGAACGTTACAAATCATTATTACATCCTCTATTGTCTATCTAATCGCTTATTATCTTTTGGAACTTGATCCAAATTCCTCTTTTATTATTGCACTGGTACTCTCCCTCTCATCGACTGCGATAGTCCTTAAAATCCTTAATGAAAGCGGTGAAATTAATCGTCGTCACGGTCAGCGCTCTCTCGGAATTTTGATTATGCAAGACATCGCTGTCATCCCCATTCTCCTCATTATTGGATTTATGAGCAGTAAAACAGAAAATATTTCGACTGTATTGATAGAGATGGCATTTAGTGCAGTCATTTTGCTCTCTATTTTATGGATATTCGGCAAATACCTACTGGAGCCGTTTTTAACCCAGATTATAAAAACCAACTCGGATGAGCTGTTTGTCGGAAGCATACTGTTTTTAGCTATAGGTGCTTCGTACATCGCCCATTATTGGGGTCGCTTCAGGAAACGGAATATATAG
- a CDS encoding diguanylate cyclase, with the protein MINATTDSILQLDIQGNILMLNDSAAKRLGSTVEQLLGAQLSDQLEECYVARQKVIIEKVFFTGKAAKIEDARDGYFFLIDYYPIFKEENVESVVVFVHDITEQKKSQMEIEHLAFHDFLTQLPNRRLFIDRLEYTLTIMTRSRSCAAVLFMDLDNFKPLNDLYGHAIGDLILQETATRLQEGLRDSDVVSRFGGDEFVILLTNLSNSHDEARTYVLQVAEKIRLKINEVYKFDVQKNNHLEQTEHSCHVSIGISLFCDPKINPEYIIGEADKAMYEAKEQGKNRIVMYDIKSI; encoded by the coding sequence ATGATCAATGCTACTACTGACAGCATCTTACAGCTTGATATTCAAGGAAACATTTTAATGCTCAACGATTCGGCAGCCAAAAGATTAGGCTCAACAGTAGAACAGCTGTTAGGAGCTCAGCTAAGTGATCAATTGGAAGAGTGTTATGTTGCACGACAAAAAGTAATAATTGAAAAAGTTTTTTTTACAGGAAAAGCCGCCAAAATCGAAGATGCTCGTGATGGATACTTTTTTTTAATCGATTATTATCCCATATTTAAAGAGGAAAATGTTGAATCGGTTGTCGTCTTTGTTCATGATATCACTGAACAAAAAAAATCTCAAATGGAAATAGAACATCTCGCTTTTCATGACTTTTTAACCCAATTGCCTAACCGTAGACTCTTTATTGATCGATTGGAATATACCTTAACAATAATGACACGCTCAAGATCTTGTGCTGCTGTGTTGTTTATGGATTTGGATAATTTTAAACCGCTTAATGATTTGTATGGTCATGCTATCGGAGACTTAATCCTCCAAGAGACCGCTACGCGTCTCCAAGAAGGACTCCGAGATAGTGATGTAGTTTCACGTTTTGGAGGAGATGAATTTGTAATTTTGTTAACCAACCTGAGCAATTCACATGATGAAGCCAGAACCTACGTTCTCCAAGTAGCTGAAAAAATTCGTCTTAAAATCAATGAAGTCTATAAATTTGACGTGCAAAAAAACAATCATTTAGAACAGACAGAACACAGCTGTCATGTGAGCATCGGGATATCACTTTTTTGTGATCCAAAAATCAATCCCGAATACATTATCGGTGAAGCTGATAAAGCGATGTATGAAGCAAAAGAACAAGGGAAAAATAGAATCGTAATGTATGATATAAAAAGTATATAA
- a CDS encoding Tn3 family transposase produces MPRKKILSSLQREMLEKLPEQFEELAKHYLLTSDDLEFISQRRRSSNKLGFALSLCMMRYPGRTLKIDEIPPKALVEFIAEQLGLNYEDFLGYALRAETRREHQYLLMQKYGYKNFNDRYLKEMVRWLTPIAIENHKGIFLLQTLMHEMRYRKILLPSLLQIESMVSLSLSRAEKIIQQTVTSFLNKKNMQLLDDLLAFDVSVGQSIFSWLRQSESRPTSANMLVIMERLQTIKRLEISETISSRVSQIRMQQYSREGYRISISHLRQYEPKRRYTLIAITLLEIQKALIDDAITMHDRIIGSLMRRSQNRFHQTIQDGDKKAKELIRFFSRTSQLLIESRNNGANPWESIDLHIGWDSFLQSVQEATSLSEPIKQDHLAFIETHYVQMRKYTSRFLEEFDFKASAGGGDVMDAIRLLQELNSKNKRKLPEDAPVTFIPSRWKPFIYTEEGMDRRYYELCALSELKNRLRSGDIWIEGSKQYLDFDSYLMTRHSYSEMKSQNNLPIAVEIDFSRYLINRQKQLGESIDELSDMIKDGTIADVEFTQNGYSIKPYRTDGAPKEATNIIRYVANLLPRIKITDLLIEVDTWTKFSDQFTHLRSGMTSTDKKALFAAILSDGINLGHQKMADACADISVGRLRSASDWYIRDENYSSALAQITNHHHQTSLVKNWGDGTTSSSDGQRFPTGGTGDALGGYNAKYGTQPGVVFYTHISDQYSPFHTQIIHANARDATYVLDGLLYHESDLKIEEHYTDTAGFTDHVFALCHLLGFKFAPRIRDIADTKLFALEGVEVPEKFNNIITGSLKIKDMQQNWDDVLRLAASIKIGTASASLLIRKLASYPRQNRLALAIRDVGRIERTLFILEWLKNPSLRSRVQIGLNKGEARNSLARTVFFNRLGEVRDRTFENQLYRASGLNLIVAAIILWNTVYLEKAIEQAKKEIEIPDEFLKYFSPLGWEHINLTGDYVWRMEP; encoded by the coding sequence ATGCCACGTAAAAAAATTCTTTCATCATTACAGCGCGAAATGCTAGAAAAGTTGCCAGAGCAATTTGAGGAATTAGCAAAACACTACCTCCTAACTTCAGATGATCTTGAATTTATATCTCAGCGACGACGCTCTTCTAATAAATTAGGGTTTGCACTTTCTTTGTGCATGATGCGCTATCCGGGGCGCACGCTGAAAATCGATGAAATTCCACCCAAAGCTTTGGTTGAATTTATTGCGGAACAACTTGGATTGAACTATGAAGATTTTTTGGGATACGCATTGCGTGCAGAGACCAGACGTGAGCACCAATACTTGTTGATGCAAAAGTATGGATACAAAAATTTCAACGATCGATATTTGAAAGAGATGGTTCGCTGGTTAACCCCAATCGCAATTGAAAACCACAAAGGCATTTTTTTATTACAGACTTTGATGCATGAAATGCGGTATCGAAAAATTCTTTTGCCTTCGTTGCTGCAAATAGAATCAATGGTATCACTGTCTCTGAGTCGTGCTGAAAAAATTATTCAACAAACCGTGACATCATTTTTAAATAAGAAGAACATGCAATTACTCGATGACTTGCTTGCGTTTGACGTGTCTGTCGGCCAAAGTATTTTTTCATGGCTTAGGCAAAGTGAGTCACGTCCAACATCCGCTAATATGCTCGTTATTATGGAACGGCTGCAAACAATCAAGAGGCTTGAAATTTCCGAAACTATTTCTAGTAGAGTATCGCAAATCCGAATGCAGCAATACAGTCGTGAAGGGTACCGAATCTCCATTAGCCATCTTCGTCAGTATGAACCAAAGCGCCGTTATACCCTCATAGCCATTACTCTTCTTGAAATTCAAAAAGCTCTTATTGATGATGCGATCACTATGCATGATCGTATTATTGGTTCACTGATGCGGCGAAGTCAGAACCGATTTCATCAAACAATCCAAGATGGGGACAAAAAGGCAAAAGAGCTTATACGGTTTTTCTCCCGCACCTCACAACTTTTGATTGAATCTAGAAACAACGGAGCAAATCCATGGGAATCTATCGATTTGCACATCGGATGGGATTCGTTTTTGCAGTCTGTACAAGAGGCTACTAGCCTCTCAGAACCTATCAAACAAGACCATTTGGCTTTCATAGAAACCCACTACGTACAGATGCGCAAATATACATCCCGTTTTTTAGAAGAGTTTGATTTTAAAGCCTCCGCGGGCGGAGGGGATGTCATGGATGCGATCAGATTGCTTCAAGAACTCAATTCAAAAAATAAACGAAAACTCCCCGAGGATGCGCCGGTTACTTTTATCCCCTCTCGATGGAAACCTTTTATCTATACTGAGGAAGGGATGGATCGGCGATATTATGAACTGTGTGCACTCAGCGAGCTAAAAAATAGACTCCGTTCAGGAGACATTTGGATTGAGGGGAGTAAACAATATCTTGATTTCGACAGCTATTTGATGACACGTCATAGCTACAGCGAGATGAAATCTCAAAACAATCTACCTATCGCCGTGGAAATCGACTTTTCAAGGTATTTGATAAATCGCCAAAAGCAACTGGGTGAGAGTATCGATGAGCTTTCAGATATGATTAAAGACGGTACAATTGCCGATGTTGAGTTTACACAAAATGGTTATTCGATTAAACCTTATCGCACAGACGGCGCTCCAAAAGAAGCGACTAATATCATACGCTATGTAGCCAATTTACTCCCACGAATTAAAATAACCGACTTGCTCATCGAGGTAGATACTTGGACAAAATTCTCCGATCAGTTTACCCATCTGCGCTCTGGAATGACATCTACAGATAAAAAAGCACTATTTGCGGCGATACTATCTGATGGTATCAATCTAGGGCATCAAAAGATGGCGGATGCTTGCGCCGATATATCCGTCGGAAGACTTAGAAGTGCATCTGATTGGTATATTCGGGATGAAAATTATTCAAGTGCATTGGCGCAAATAACCAACCATCATCACCAAACTTCGCTGGTCAAGAATTGGGGAGACGGTACAACCTCTTCATCAGATGGTCAGCGATTTCCCACCGGAGGGACAGGGGACGCGTTAGGTGGGTACAACGCAAAGTACGGCACTCAGCCCGGAGTGGTATTTTACACTCATATCAGTGATCAGTATTCTCCATTTCATACCCAGATTATCCACGCAAATGCCAGAGATGCTACATATGTTCTTGACGGACTGCTTTATCACGAATCAGATTTAAAGATTGAAGAACATTATACCGATACAGCTGGTTTCACTGATCATGTGTTTGCGTTGTGTCATCTGCTTGGATTTAAATTTGCTCCCAGAATTCGAGATATAGCCGATACGAAGCTCTTTGCATTAGAAGGAGTTGAAGTTCCAGAGAAATTTAACAATATCATCACCGGTTCCCTCAAAATAAAAGATATGCAGCAAAACTGGGATGATGTCCTTAGATTAGCCGCTTCTATCAAAATAGGTACAGCTTCAGCGTCACTGTTGATCCGCAAGCTTGCGTCTTATCCAAGGCAAAATCGTCTTGCACTTGCTATTCGCGATGTTGGTCGGATTGAACGAACACTTTTTATACTTGAATGGCTCAAGAACCCATCACTCCGGAGTAGAGTCCAAATTGGTCTCAACAAAGGTGAAGCGAGAAATTCCTTGGCGCGTACCGTATTTTTTAATCGATTAGGGGAAGTTCGTGATAGAACTTTCGAAAATCAACTATACCGTGCATCTGGTCTGAACCTGATCGTGGCTGCGATTATTCTTTGGAATACTGTCTATTTGGAGAAAGCGATTGAACAGGCTAAAAAAGAAATTGAAATTCCGGATGAGTTTTTGAAGTATTTTTCACCTCTAGGATGGGAGCATATTAATCTGACAGGCGATTATGTCTGGCGTATGGAGCCTTAG
- a CDS encoding recombinase family protein, which translates to MLIGYARVSKADGNQVLDLQIDALQGIGITYGQIYVDKASGAKDDRPGLDNCLKALREGDTLVVWKLDRLGRNLKHLVSTVDDLSRRNIGFKVLSGQGADIDTTTPAGKMVFGIFAALAEFERELIRERTIAGLNAARARGRKGGRKFQLTKAQIRLAQAAMSNRDTSVSELCKEIGVTRATLYRYVGPTGELREFGKKVLGIEETP; encoded by the coding sequence ATGCTGATTGGTTATGCACGTGTCTCCAAGGCGGATGGAAATCAGGTATTGGATTTGCAGATCGATGCACTTCAAGGTATTGGAATCACGTACGGACAAATATATGTCGATAAAGCTTCCGGAGCCAAAGACGATCGTCCCGGTTTGGATAACTGCCTTAAAGCGTTGCGCGAAGGGGATACGTTGGTCGTTTGGAAACTGGATCGGTTGGGACGAAATCTCAAACATTTGGTCTCAACTGTCGATGATCTGTCCAGGCGTAATATTGGATTCAAAGTTCTCAGTGGTCAAGGTGCCGATATCGATACGACAACACCTGCGGGAAAAATGGTATTTGGAATATTTGCTGCATTGGCTGAGTTTGAACGTGAGCTTATTCGTGAACGCACTATTGCTGGACTTAATGCTGCTCGCGCACGTGGACGAAAAGGGGGAAGAAAATTTCAGCTCACCAAAGCGCAAATCCGTTTAGCACAAGCAGCAATGTCTAATCGCGATACGTCGGTATCTGAGTTGTGTAAAGAGATCGGTGTTACACGTGCGACACTCTATCGTTATGTCGGACCAACTGGAGAGTTACGAGAATTTGGAAAGAAAGTATTGGGAATTGAAGAGACTCCCTGA
- a CDS encoding addiction module antidote protein: MELTLTPFDMTQYLDSEEAIAEYLTQVLEEGDTDELIRAIGHIAKARGMSQIAQESGLGRESLYKTFAPGSKPRFDTIAKVVHSLGLHFQITPVRAS, encoded by the coding sequence ATGGAACTGACATTAACCCCATTTGATATGACACAGTATTTGGATAGCGAAGAGGCGATTGCCGAATATCTAACCCAAGTCCTCGAAGAAGGTGATACCGATGAGCTGATCCGTGCTATCGGGCATATCGCAAAAGCCCGTGGGATGAGTCAAATCGCACAAGAGAGTGGTCTTGGTCGTGAAAGCCTCTATAAAACATTTGCACCCGGCTCAAAACCTCGTTTCGATACCATTGCAAAAGTAGTGCATTCACTTGGATTGCATTTTCAGATTACACCGGTGCGGGCATCGTAA
- a CDS encoding type II toxin-antitoxin system RelE/ParE family toxin, protein MYNIQQTQKFSQWLIKLKDMRARIAIARRIERAQCGNLGDAKSVGESVYEMRIDMGPGYRLYYTMRGDEIIVLLVGGDKSTQQRDIEKAIEMAKEI, encoded by the coding sequence ATGTATAACATTCAACAAACCCAAAAGTTTTCACAATGGCTGATAAAGCTAAAAGATATGCGAGCCCGTATCGCAATCGCACGTCGTATTGAACGTGCTCAATGTGGTAATCTTGGGGATGCTAAAAGTGTTGGTGAAAGTGTTTACGAGATGCGTATCGATATGGGTCCGGGTTATCGGCTCTATTATACGATGCGTGGAGACGAAATAATTGTCTTGCTTGTTGGTGGCGATAAGTCGACTCAACAACGCGATATTGAAAAAGCCATAGAGATGGCAAAGGAGATATAA
- a CDS encoding S24 family peptidase → MPLITLEYVDILDADNEKKVLKFSTSLLKEPVNKSSLFVIKVDGKSMQPVIKDRALVVADLSQKKLEDGGIYLVYYDNKMWIKQAKEILTGMTLVSINQAYSHLVYQEAEVRVVAKAVLSFNTF, encoded by the coding sequence TTGCCACTAATTACCCTTGAATATGTAGATATTCTAGATGCAGATAATGAAAAAAAAGTTTTGAAATTTTCTACAAGTTTACTAAAAGAACCAGTCAATAAGAGTTCACTTTTCGTCATAAAAGTGGATGGTAAATCCATGCAACCTGTTATAAAGGACCGTGCATTAGTTGTGGCTGACTTATCTCAAAAAAAGCTTGAAGATGGAGGAATTTATTTAGTCTATTACGATAATAAAATGTGGATAAAACAGGCTAAAGAAATACTTACTGGAATGACACTAGTATCTATAAATCAAGCATACTCGCATTTAGTTTATCAAGAAGCAGAAGTTCGTGTTGTAGCTAAGGCTGTTTTATCTTTTAATACATTTTAA